In Mytilus trossulus isolate FHL-02 chromosome 14, PNRI_Mtr1.1.1.hap1, whole genome shotgun sequence, a genomic segment contains:
- the LOC134695664 gene encoding proton channel OtopLc-like isoform X2, with protein MDVNKHWEAIAKSALIKLVCGVYALIIIVLGLVFSIASSLTAEERVHKYYLEVFLVYLYVLSLGIVIYFQLFLLSGVKVKTNYFEPNIRVTVKQDGSANVHKSPTASPYPGRITENNHEDKPSLTEDVERNGDQLSVGSYHSHFEMPPVGGVAHVGEGINFYLRLGALAFAFGSVTLDGLNIATYFETQMTETCESQIFILVYALHLLFTFVQTFFLFKNHKLVIDKSKPIVRFGMMHLMATNICVVIVTIITETAEDYRFDSFAALNITSGLVKSCYEEVTLARSASPYLFPCTIIYSIIAAGIIYRLYQYIGKRIKQRWPSHTSLTSSVPAGATSIDCEKANKGLFLGMLIAVVTLIAIATFFVFESRIKDTSTAIKILFTTEIVLMVITSIGIIWGYVRLAKLKFLQNMFFSVDSVLLLVALSGSFIYLFFTLISVCSITQSFDSVVIINLVTIILSVCQITVQTVFILDGLCRCSKNDDQCAAKPGRAVVTFLLICNLALWCVSMFEVKKTKVLWFHDEFYGKLAWNIITHHCVPTLIFFRFHSAICLSKIWYNAYQKEKAS; from the exons ATGGACGTGAATAAACACTGGGAAGCAATTGCAAA ATCAGCACTTATCAAGCTTGTATGTGGAGTGTACGCCTTAATCATTATAGTGCTAGGACTTGTATTTTCTATAGCTTCATCGTTAACAGCAGAGGAAAGGGTTCATAAATATTACCTTGAG GTCTTCCTAGTATACTTGTATGTTTTGTCACTTGGAATAGTTATCTATTTCCAACTGTTTTTGTTGAGTGGTGTTaaggtaaaaacaaattacttcGAACCTAACATACGGGTAACAGTCAAACAAGATGGCAGTGCCAATGTACATAAGTCGCCGACTGCTTCGCCGTACCCAGGACGAATTACAGAAAATAACCATGAAGATAAACCGTCGCTTACAGAAGATGTTGAAAGGAATGGGGACCAGTTGTCTGTGGGAAGTTATCACAGCCATTTCGAGATGCCACCAGTTGGGGGTGTTGCTCATGTCGGCGAAGGAATCAATTTTTATCTTCGCCTTGGTGCTTTAg cGTTTGCGTTCGGAAGTGTGACCTTGGATGGCCTTAACATTGCCACCTATTTTGAAACCCAGATGACAGAGACATGCGAAAGCCAAATATTCATCTTGGTTTACGCACTCCACCTGTTATTTACATTTGTTcagacatttttcttattcaaGAACCAcaag cTTGTTATTGACAAGAGTAAGCCAATTGTACGGTTCGGAATGATGCACCTAATGGCAACCAACATATGTGTTGTCATTGTTACTATCATTACGGAAACTGCCGAAGATTACCGATTTGACTCATTTGCTGCTCTGAATATAACTTCAG GTCTTGTAAAGAGTTGCTACGAGGAAGTCACGCTTGCCAGATCAGCATCTCCATATTTGTTTCCTTGTACCATTATTTACAGCATAATTGCTGCTGGAATAATTTACCGTTTGTATCAGTATATTGGGAAACGAATCAAACAAAGATGGCCGAGTCACACATCCTTGACTAGCTCCGTTCCTGCTGGTGCTACATCAATCGATTGCGAGAAAGCAAACAAGGGATTATTTCTTGGTATGTTAATCGCAGTTGTAACCCTAATTGCGATTGCCACTTTCTTTGTTTTCGAAAGCAGAATAAAAGACACGAGTACGGCCATTAAAATCCTGTTCACAACAGAAATTGTTCTCATGGTGATCACAAGTATTGGGATTATCTGGGGATATGTCCGTCTGGCCAAACTCAAATTTCTACAGAACATGTTCTTCTCTGTTGATTCAGTCCTGTTGTTGGTGGCATTATCCGGGTCGTTCATTTACCTGTTCTTTACGTTGATTTCGGTGTGTTCGATTACACAGTCGTTCGATTCCGTTGTTATTATCAACCTGGTAACAATAATACTATCGGTGTGTCAGATTACTGTTCAAACAGTTTTCATACTTGATGGATTATGTCGCTGCTCAAAGAATGATGACCAGTGCGCAGCAAAACCTGGACGCGCTGTGGtgacatttttattaatatgcAATCTGGCGCTTTGGTGTGTTAGCATGTTTGAAGTGAAGAAGACAAAAGTATTATGGTTCCATGATGAATTTTATGGAAAATTAGCATGGAATATCATTACACATCACTGCGTACCTACTTTAATTTTCTTCCGTTTCCATTCAGCTATCTGTCTCTCAAAAATCTGGTACAATGCGTATCAGAAAGAAAAAGCATCTTAG
- the LOC134695664 gene encoding proton channel OtopLc-like isoform X1: MRRSGVYIVNEPKQEDSEALTAGNGSPDHVFLNKMEEGDDVQNVLTEEETLPIEASTPKKKKEKKRRLPSVYRSALIKLVCGVYALIIIVLGLVFSIASSLTAEERVHKYYLEVFLVYLYVLSLGIVIYFQLFLLSGVKVKTNYFEPNIRVTVKQDGSANVHKSPTASPYPGRITENNHEDKPSLTEDVERNGDQLSVGSYHSHFEMPPVGGVAHVGEGINFYLRLGALAFAFGSVTLDGLNIATYFETQMTETCESQIFILVYALHLLFTFVQTFFLFKNHKLVIDKSKPIVRFGMMHLMATNICVVIVTIITETAEDYRFDSFAALNITSGLVKSCYEEVTLARSASPYLFPCTIIYSIIAAGIIYRLYQYIGKRIKQRWPSHTSLTSSVPAGATSIDCEKANKGLFLGMLIAVVTLIAIATFFVFESRIKDTSTAIKILFTTEIVLMVITSIGIIWGYVRLAKLKFLQNMFFSVDSVLLLVALSGSFIYLFFTLISVCSITQSFDSVVIINLVTIILSVCQITVQTVFILDGLCRCSKNDDQCAAKPGRAVVTFLLICNLALWCVSMFEVKKTKVLWFHDEFYGKLAWNIITHHCVPTLIFFRFHSAICLSKIWYNAYQKEKAS, encoded by the exons ATGCGTCGTTCAGGGGTTTACATTGTAAATGAACCAAAGCAAGAAGATTCTGAAGCTCTTACTGCAGGAAACGGAAGTCCGGATCacgtgtttttaaataaaatggaaGAGGGAGACGATGTCCAAAATGTACTTACTGAAGAGGAAACACTACCTATAGAAGCTTCTACTCCTAAAAAGAAGAAAGAGAAAAAGAGAAGATTGCCTTCAGTATACAG ATCAGCACTTATCAAGCTTGTATGTGGAGTGTACGCCTTAATCATTATAGTGCTAGGACTTGTATTTTCTATAGCTTCATCGTTAACAGCAGAGGAAAGGGTTCATAAATATTACCTTGAG GTCTTCCTAGTATACTTGTATGTTTTGTCACTTGGAATAGTTATCTATTTCCAACTGTTTTTGTTGAGTGGTGTTaaggtaaaaacaaattacttcGAACCTAACATACGGGTAACAGTCAAACAAGATGGCAGTGCCAATGTACATAAGTCGCCGACTGCTTCGCCGTACCCAGGACGAATTACAGAAAATAACCATGAAGATAAACCGTCGCTTACAGAAGATGTTGAAAGGAATGGGGACCAGTTGTCTGTGGGAAGTTATCACAGCCATTTCGAGATGCCACCAGTTGGGGGTGTTGCTCATGTCGGCGAAGGAATCAATTTTTATCTTCGCCTTGGTGCTTTAg cGTTTGCGTTCGGAAGTGTGACCTTGGATGGCCTTAACATTGCCACCTATTTTGAAACCCAGATGACAGAGACATGCGAAAGCCAAATATTCATCTTGGTTTACGCACTCCACCTGTTATTTACATTTGTTcagacatttttcttattcaaGAACCAcaag cTTGTTATTGACAAGAGTAAGCCAATTGTACGGTTCGGAATGATGCACCTAATGGCAACCAACATATGTGTTGTCATTGTTACTATCATTACGGAAACTGCCGAAGATTACCGATTTGACTCATTTGCTGCTCTGAATATAACTTCAG GTCTTGTAAAGAGTTGCTACGAGGAAGTCACGCTTGCCAGATCAGCATCTCCATATTTGTTTCCTTGTACCATTATTTACAGCATAATTGCTGCTGGAATAATTTACCGTTTGTATCAGTATATTGGGAAACGAATCAAACAAAGATGGCCGAGTCACACATCCTTGACTAGCTCCGTTCCTGCTGGTGCTACATCAATCGATTGCGAGAAAGCAAACAAGGGATTATTTCTTGGTATGTTAATCGCAGTTGTAACCCTAATTGCGATTGCCACTTTCTTTGTTTTCGAAAGCAGAATAAAAGACACGAGTACGGCCATTAAAATCCTGTTCACAACAGAAATTGTTCTCATGGTGATCACAAGTATTGGGATTATCTGGGGATATGTCCGTCTGGCCAAACTCAAATTTCTACAGAACATGTTCTTCTCTGTTGATTCAGTCCTGTTGTTGGTGGCATTATCCGGGTCGTTCATTTACCTGTTCTTTACGTTGATTTCGGTGTGTTCGATTACACAGTCGTTCGATTCCGTTGTTATTATCAACCTGGTAACAATAATACTATCGGTGTGTCAGATTACTGTTCAAACAGTTTTCATACTTGATGGATTATGTCGCTGCTCAAAGAATGATGACCAGTGCGCAGCAAAACCTGGACGCGCTGTGGtgacatttttattaatatgcAATCTGGCGCTTTGGTGTGTTAGCATGTTTGAAGTGAAGAAGACAAAAGTATTATGGTTCCATGATGAATTTTATGGAAAATTAGCATGGAATATCATTACACATCACTGCGTACCTACTTTAATTTTCTTCCGTTTCCATTCAGCTATCTGTCTCTCAAAAATCTGGTACAATGCGTATCAGAAAGAAAAAGCATCTTAG